The following is a genomic window from Amycolatopsis acidiphila.
AAGCGGTGCGGGACGCCTCCGCACGCCTGCTGCTCGCCTACGACAAGGGCGAGCCGATGGCGCCGGTGATCGAGTCGTTCCCCGAGGCGACGGTCGCCGACGCCTACCGGATCCAGCAGGAGCAGGTGCGGGAGTGGGTCGCGGGCGGCGACGTGGTCAAGGGGCACAAGGTCGGCCTCGCGTCGCGGGCCATGCAGGAGCAGATGGGCGTCGACCAGCCGGACTACGGGCATCTGCTGGCGGGCATGTTCCACCTCGAGCACCAGCCCATCGATGCCGGGTCGTTCCTGCAGCCGCGGATCGAGCCGGAGATCGCGTTCGTCCTCGGGCGCAGGCTGACCGGCCCGGGCGTGACGGTCGCGGACGCGATCCGGGCGGTGGACTTCGTGGTGCCCGCGCTGGAGATCGTGGCGTCGCGGATCACCGACTGGAAGATCTCCATCGTGGACACCATCGCGGACAACGCGTCCTCGGGTGGCGTGGTGCTGGGCAGCAAGCCGACCGCACTGTCCGATGTGGACCTACGGCTGGTCGGCTGCACGCTTCAGCTCGGGGGTGAGCTGGTGGCCACCGGCGCGGGCGCGGCGGTACTCGGTTCGCCGATCAACGCCCTCGTGTGGCTCGCGAACACGATCGGCCCGCTGGGCATCGACCTGGAGCCGGGCCACGTGGTCCTGCCGGGCTCGATGACCCGCGCCTACCCGGTACGGGCCGGGGACACGGTGGTCGCGGACATGGGTGCGCTGGGCACGGTCACGGCTGTGTTTGCGGAATAGCCTCCTCCGCCTGCGCCGCCGGTTCCGGGTGGCCCAGCTTCGTCAGCCACAGGCGGAACAGCTTGTGCAGCGCCTCGGCGCCGACGAGGTCGCCCGGTGGTTCGAACTCGCGCGGGTGGATGAGGAAGCCGCGTTCCTGCGGACCACCGAAGCCGCCGTGGGAGCCCACGTGCGGCTCGAACGGGGAAGCCTCGTCGGTCTCCGGGTCGTAGTTGCTGTTGATCATGATGTCCGCGCAGTGCGGGAACGAGTCCACGCGCTTGATCAGCTCCGCGGCGTGCGGACCGAGGCGCAGCATCGGATCCTCCCCCACGACGAACCCGCTCTCCAGCCGGTGCAGCCCGTCCCGGCCCAGCACGACCGGGCCGAACTCCTTGCTGCGCACCAGCATGAACCCGACCCCGGCGTGGTCCACCAGCGCCGGCAGCAACTCCGGGTACTCGCGTTCGATCGTCTCCAGCTCGACCCGGCCCTCGTGGTCGGTGAACGACACCATCGCGATGTGCCCGGAGACCGTCACCACCACGCCCGGCGCCACCCGCGTCACCTCGCCCGGGCCCGTGCGGTCCGTCGTGGGCCGGTGCTCGATGCGGCCCGCCTTCCGCGCCCGGGCACGCAGCCGCTGCGCGATCGGCCCGCCCCCGGACGCCACCTCGGCCTCCGGGGTGGGACCGCCGCACAACCGGCCGACCAGCTCCTCGACCGACTCGCCGAACCGGTCGGCGAAGGCCCAGCCCTGCGTCTGCCCGTGGTCCGACAGCACCACCAGGTGGTAGCGCCGCGGCGCGAGCTTCGCCGCCCGGTGCAGCCGCCCGATCTGCTGGTCGATCGCCCGCAGCACGGCCAGCGAGTCGAACCGCTCGATCCCGGAGTGGTGTGCGACCTCGTCGTAGCCCAGGAAGTCCGCGTACACCACCGAACGGCCCGCGAGCATGTCCTCCAGTACCGCCGACACGACCACGTCGCGGGCGATCACCGTGGTGCCCGGCCGCGCGATCGGGTACAGCCCACCGCGCTTGACCCGCGGCCGTACCCCGGCGCGCCGCTGCTTCGCCGCCGCGGACAGCTCGCGGGCGACGTCCATCAGTGCCGAGCCGAGGGTGTGCACCGCGTTGACCGGGTTCGCGAAGTACGCGTAGTAGCCCGCGCCCACCCTGTCCTTGTGCCGGCGCCGCAAACCCTTGGGCAGCAACACCGACACCGCGCTCATCGTCAGGCTGTAGTGCGGGGCGTCGCCGGTGAACAGGTTGCCGTGGCTCGCCCCGTCGACAGCCAGCAACCCGCGCCCGTCGGAGTGACGGCGCTCGATCTCCGCCGCGTCCCGCGGGTGCGCGCACGCCATCACGTGGTCGCGGTCCTTTTCGTACCAACGGAAGCCGAGGATGTCGTAGTTCGAGCCGTGCAGGATCCCGCTCACGCTGGCGCCGGTCTGCGAGCTCCAGTCGGTCTGCCACTTCGCGAGCTTGTGACTGTCGGCGGCGAGCCAGCGCGCGAGGGTCGGCATGTCCCCGTCGCGCACGGCGCGGCGCACGACGTCGTAGCCGAGGCCGTCGACCTGCAGGAAGATCACGCCCGGCGGCTGGTCGGCCAGGTGCTCGGGGCTGCGGCGGCTGCGCCGGACGGCGCGGCGGAAGAAGATCTCGTCCTCGTCGATCGCGAGCAGGCTGCTGACCAGCGCGTTCACCACGGAGATGCCGAGCACGACCAGGACCGCCGTGCGCAGCCCGTCCACCTCGACGCCGGGCACCGCGGCCAGTGCGGCGAAGGCGCCCGCGCCCAGCAGCAGGAAGCTGCCGATGCCGAGGGTGAACAGCGCCAGCGGCAGCGCGACCCGCAGCACCAGCGGCCACACCACGCTGGTGAGCAGCGACAGCAGCAGCGCGCACACGATCGGCTGCCACCACCGGGGCATCGAGAACCCGTCGAGCAGCAGGTCGAGGCCGTGCAGCGCGAGCGCGACGGTCAGCAGGACCAGCGTCACCCTGGCGATCGTGCGGCCACGCCGCAGCAGGCGCCCCCGTTCGGCCTCGGTCATGAGTCCACCTTGTCTTCCGCGCGGGCCGCCGCCCGCTCCCGGCGCCATCTCGCCACCAGGTTCAGCACCACGGTCACCAGCAGGACCAGCACCGCGGCGAGCACGGTGGCGATCAGCGGCGAGTCGAAGATCCCGCCGCTCAGCACGCCGAGGAGCGCGTACGCGACCGCCCACAGCACGCACGCGGCCAGCGTGGCGGGCAGCAGCCGCCGCCACGGGTAGGAGACCGCCCCGGCCGCGAGCAGCACCGGGATCCGGCCCGCCGGCACGAGCCGCCCGACGACGATCAGCTGCCAGCCGCGTTTGTCGAACCGCCCGCGCGCGCTCACCAGCCGGTCCGGCCGCTGCCCACGGGCGAGCCAGCGGACCGCGGCGTCGCTGCCGAGGCGGGCGACCGCGAACGTCGCGGTGTCGCCGATCGCGGCGGCGAGCGTGGCCTGCAGCAGCACCAGCGGCAACGACAGGTGCGGGGTCGTCATGGCGACCGCCGCGGCGGCGCCGACAAGCGCCCCGGTGGGCACGATCGGCACGATGGATCCGATGAGGACGCCCAGGAACAGCGTGGGATAGCCGATCGACGACGTGTCCGACCAGTTGAGTGCGAGCGTCACCGGGTCACCTCGGGCAGTTCGACGTGTTCCCCGGGCTGGGTGACGAGCACCTCGGTGTGTGCCGCGGCCGCGGCGGCGAACAGGCGCGGCGGTTCGACGAGCAGGCGGCGCATCTTCTTCGTGCGCGCGAGCCCCGGCACGGCGAGCGTGCCCCAGTGCACCGGGACGGTGACGGACGGCCTGATCAGCCGGGCGGCCTCCGCGGCGCGGGCCGGGTCGAGGTGGCCGGGGCCGAGGCTGGGTCCCCAGCCCCACACCGGCAGCAGCGCGACGTCGACAGCTCGTAGTTCCGCCATGGCCGGGTACAGGTCGGTGTCGCCCGCGACGTAGACGCGACGGCCGCCGGCCTCCACGAGATGACCGACCGCGGGCGCGTGCGGCCCGTGCGTGAACCGCGGTCCCCAGCGGTGCGCGGCGTGATCCGCGTGCAGCGCCGTGACCTTCAGTTCGCCGTCCTCGAGCCGCTCGCCCACCGCGAGCTCGTCCACCCGCGGGAAACCCCGGCGCCGCAACCAGTCCCCCGCGCCGCGGGGCACGACGATCCGGATGTCCGGGCCGAGCAGCCGCAGCGACGGCAGGTGCAGGTGGTCGCCGTGCAGATGGGAGATGAGCACGAGATCGGTACCGGCCCAGGATTCCGGCGGCAACGGCGGCACGACCCGCCTGAGGCCACCGATGTTGCCGGTGAGCACGGGATCGGTGAGCACCACCCGGCCAGCTGTCTCCAGACGGACTGTCGAGTGGCCGAGGAAGCGCATGACCAGTCCGTCCACTCCGTCATTATCCACAAGCCGCACGTAACCGGACGCCGCGCGGAAGGCGCGCCGGACAGTGGCTTGAGTAACACTACGGTTACCGGACTACTTGCGCCGGATGCCGGAAAAAGGCCCGCACAGAGCGGACCAGAGGGTGTTCGGCCTGGTCAGCCGGGTGTCAGGGGCGGATGACGAAGCAAGGTCAACAGTCAACGCTCACGTGGCATTTCCCACGTGGCGCCGTCGACGTATGTCGATAACAGCCAATTCACACTACTGTCATAAGACCGGCCAACCCGGGAGTAACAACTGCGCCGTGGAAACGGGTCCACCACACCGTGGTTCCGCCGGCGCACAGCAAACCGAACGCCCAACGACGTGCACACCGACGACCACGCGGCCACCCGCTGATGTGTGGCCGGGCGATGGGCCCTGCCCAGATGCGCATCGCCCGAAGTTCCTCTCTCGACTGACCATCGCGGCCCGGGACCACGCCGTTAGCCAGGTCTGCCAGACCTGCACGATCGGATGAACCGTGCCGCCGACGCCCAAGGAGGCGGCCAGCCGTGACCCGCCACAGTTCGACCAGGCCGGAAGGCCTTTATGACGCGCAGTACGAGCACGACGCCTGCGGCGTCGCCTTCGTCGCCGATCTCGCCGGCCGGCGAGATCACGAAATAGTGCGGAAGGCTCTCGTCGCGTTGCGCAACCTCGAACACCGTGGCGCCAGAGGAGCGGAACCCGACACCGGCGACGGCGCCGGCATCCTCATCCAGGTCCCGGACGCGTTCTACCGCGCGGTCGTGGACTTCGCGCTCCCCGAGGCCGGCGGATACGCGGTGGGCACGGCTTTCCTGCCCACCGGCGACACCGCCCGCGGCCGTGCCATGAGCGCCATCGAGGGCATCGCCGCCGAGGAGGGCATGGCCGTCCTCGGCTGGCGTGAGCTGCCCGTCGACCCCGAGCACGTGGGGCCGACCGCGAAGAACGTCATGCCGCATTTCAGCCAGGTCTTCCTGGCGCCGCGCGAAGAAGGGGTGGCGGGGCTCGCGCTCGAACGCCTGGCCTTCTGCGTGCGCAAGCGCGCCGAGCACGCGCTCGAGCCCGAGGGCGTCTACTTCCCCAGCCTGTCCTCGCGGACCATCGTCTACAAGGGAATGCTGACCGAGCCCCAGGTCGAGCGGTTCTTCCCCGACCTGACCGACGAGCGCGTGGTCAGCGCGATCGGGCTCGTGCACTCCCGCTTCTCCACCAACACCTTCCCGTCGTGGCCGCTGGCGCACCCCTACCGGTACGTCGCGCACAACGGCGAGATCAACACGTTGCGGGGCAACCGGAACTGGATGGACGCGCGCGAGTCGATGCTCGCCACCGACCTCATCCCCGGCGACCTCAAGCGGCTCTTCCCGATCACCACCCGCGGCGCCAGCGACTCGGCGACCTTCGACGAGGTGCTGGAGCTGCTGCACCTCGGCGGCCGCAGCCTGCCGCACTCGGTGCTCATGATGATCCCGGAGGCGTGGGAGAACCACGAGGAGATGGACCCGGTCCGCCGGGCCTTCTACGAGTTCCACTCCGCCCTGATGGAGCCGTGGGACGGGCCCGCGCTCGTGTCGTTCACCGACGGCACGCAGATCGGCGCGGTGCTCGACCGCAACGGCCTGCGCCCGGCGCGCTACTGGGTCACCGAGGACGGCCTGGTCGTGCTGGCCAGTGAGGTCGGCGTGCTGGAGCTGGACCCGGCGAGCATCGTGCGCAAGGGGCGCCTGGAGCCCGGCCGGATGTTCCTCGTCGACACCGCCGAAGGGCGGATCATCGACGACGAGGAGATCAAGGGCGGGCTCGCGACCCAGCACCCGTACGGCGAATGGGTCGACAACGGCCTGGTGCGCCTGGAAGAACTGCCCGAGCGGGAGCGCGAGGTACCCACGCACGCCTCTCTCGTCCGGCGCCAGCAGGCCTTCGGCTACACCGAGGAGGAGCTGGAAACCCTCCTCGAACCCATGGCCCGCGGGGGTGCCGAGCCGATCGGCTCGATGGGCAACGACTCGCCGCTCGCGCCGCTGTCGAGCAGGCCACGGCAGATCTTCGACTACTTCACCCAGCTGTTCGCGCAGGTGACCAACCCGCCGCTGGACGCCATCCGCGAGGAGCTGGTGACCTCGCTGGGCACGCAGCTGGGCGCCGAGCCCAACCTGCTGGAGGCCGGCCCGGAGCACTGCCGCAAGATCGTGCTGCCGTTCCCCGTGCTGGACAACGACGAGCTGG
Proteins encoded in this region:
- a CDS encoding 2-keto-4-pentenoate hydratase, with the protein product METQAVRDASARLLLAYDKGEPMAPVIESFPEATVADAYRIQQEQVREWVAGGDVVKGHKVGLASRAMQEQMGVDQPDYGHLLAGMFHLEHQPIDAGSFLQPRIEPEIAFVLGRRLTGPGVTVADAIRAVDFVVPALEIVASRITDWKISIVDTIADNASSGGVVLGSKPTALSDVDLRLVGCTLQLGGELVATGAGAAVLGSPINALVWLANTIGPLGIDLEPGHVVLPGSMTRAYPVRAGDTVVADMGALGTVTAVFAE
- a CDS encoding phage holin family protein produces the protein MTEAERGRLLRRGRTIARVTLVLLTVALALHGLDLLLDGFSMPRWWQPIVCALLLSLLTSVVWPLVLRVALPLALFTLGIGSFLLLGAGAFAALAAVPGVEVDGLRTAVLVVLGISVVNALVSSLLAIDEDEIFFRRAVRRSRRSPEHLADQPPGVIFLQVDGLGYDVVRRAVRDGDMPTLARWLAADSHKLAKWQTDWSSQTGASVSGILHGSNYDILGFRWYEKDRDHVMACAHPRDAAEIERRHSDGRGLLAVDGASHGNLFTGDAPHYSLTMSAVSVLLPKGLRRRHKDRVGAGYYAYFANPVNAVHTLGSALMDVARELSAAAKQRRAGVRPRVKRGGLYPIARPGTTVIARDVVVSAVLEDMLAGRSVVYADFLGYDEVAHHSGIERFDSLAVLRAIDQQIGRLHRAAKLAPRRYHLVVLSDHGQTQGWAFADRFGESVEELVGRLCGGPTPEAEVASGGGPIAQRLRARARKAGRIEHRPTTDRTGPGEVTRVAPGVVVTVSGHIAMVSFTDHEGRVELETIEREYPELLPALVDHAGVGFMLVRSKEFGPVVLGRDGLHRLESGFVVGEDPMLRLGPHAAELIKRVDSFPHCADIMINSNYDPETDEASPFEPHVGSHGGFGGPQERGFLIHPREFEPPGDLVGAEALHKLFRLWLTKLGHPEPAAQAEEAIPQTQP
- a CDS encoding DedA family protein; the protein is MTLALNWSDTSSIGYPTLFLGVLIGSIVPIVPTGALVGAAAAVAMTTPHLSLPLVLLQATLAAAIGDTATFAVARLGSDAAVRWLARGQRPDRLVSARGRFDKRGWQLIVVGRLVPAGRIPVLLAAGAVSYPWRRLLPATLAACVLWAVAYALLGVLSGGIFDSPLIATVLAAVLVLLVTVVLNLVARWRRERAAARAEDKVDS
- a CDS encoding MBL fold metallo-hydrolase, whose protein sequence is MRFLGHSTVRLETAGRVVLTDPVLTGNIGGLRRVVPPLPPESWAGTDLVLISHLHGDHLHLPSLRLLGPDIRIVVPRGAGDWLRRRGFPRVDELAVGERLEDGELKVTALHADHAAHRWGPRFTHGPHAPAVGHLVEAGGRRVYVAGDTDLYPAMAELRAVDVALLPVWGWGPSLGPGHLDPARAAEAARLIRPSVTVPVHWGTLAVPGLARTKKMRRLLVEPPRLFAAAAAAHTEVLVTQPGEHVELPEVTR